A window of the Streptomyces albireticuli genome harbors these coding sequences:
- a CDS encoding phage tail protein, which produces MTDEIFATSVFFTLAIGGNDLGAFHTCDGLGAQVEVETYAEGGNNGFSWQLPGRVTWSNIILTRPVTSDTAKIARWLDELVRRVEPKNGEIVALKPDLSRIVSWQVLGIVPVRWQGPSFDPSSSRAATETLEIAHEGLRPA; this is translated from the coding sequence ATGACGGACGAGATCTTCGCGACGAGCGTGTTCTTCACGCTCGCGATCGGCGGCAACGACCTGGGGGCGTTCCACACCTGCGACGGGCTCGGTGCCCAGGTGGAGGTGGAGACGTACGCCGAGGGCGGCAACAACGGATTCTCCTGGCAGCTGCCGGGGCGCGTCACGTGGTCGAACATCATCTTGACCCGCCCGGTCACCTCGGACACCGCCAAGATCGCGCGATGGCTCGACGAACTCGTCCGGCGGGTCGAGCCCAAGAACGGCGAGATCGTCGCGCTCAAGCCGGACCTGAGCCGCATCGTCAGCTGGCAGGTGCTCGGCATCGTGCCCGTCCGCTGGCAGGGCCCGTCCTTCGACCCGTCGAGCTCCCGGGCCGCGACCGAGACCCTGGAGATCGCGCACGAGGGACTGCGCCCCGCCTGA
- a CDS encoding phage tail protein — protein sequence MAEGDALSTHIFGVQLGGYLVESIQEVSGFTVEEEVVEVRQVTAEGKHIIRKQPGARQAGEITITRGLDKSSEFTKWIKETLNNGAVDTARQNITIEVKDSTGETVRRIQLMQGWASKWEGPSLSARESSGATESVTITFEEIVVE from the coding sequence ATGGCAGAGGGCGACGCTCTTTCCACCCATATCTTCGGCGTCCAGCTGGGCGGCTACCTCGTCGAGTCCATCCAGGAGGTCAGCGGCTTCACCGTCGAGGAGGAGGTCGTCGAGGTCCGTCAGGTGACCGCGGAAGGCAAACACATCATCCGCAAGCAGCCCGGCGCGCGGCAGGCGGGCGAGATCACCATCACCCGCGGCCTCGACAAGAGCAGCGAGTTCACGAAATGGATCAAGGAGACCCTGAACAACGGCGCGGTCGACACCGCACGCCAGAACATCACCATCGAGGTCAAGGACTCCACGGGCGAGACCGTCCGCCGCATCCAGCTGATGCAGGGCTGGGCGAGCAAATGGGAGGGCCCCTCGCTCAGCGCCCGGGAATCCTCGGGCGCCACCGAATCCGTGACCATCACATTCGAGGAGATCGTGGTCGAATGA
- a CDS encoding phage tail sheath family protein, whose translation MPSYLTPGVYMEEVQSGARPIEGVGTAVAAFVGFAERGPFHEPTLVTTWDQYVQTFGSFTEGTYLAHAVHGYFANGGGTAYVVRVGGAAEGAEAPEEPPAAAPAASAAIGGFLVSALPGAGGDISVEVADAEGENPPEDRFKLVVRKGGKVAETFDVTTRKNVKGYLVQQVAESKLIEAAEQPGVQQTRPEKQTVRLPAAARPAPAPGRHGTSRPGPAEYVGDAEARTGLAGLEAIDEITMVAVPDLMSAHQRGDLDAEGVRSVQLAVISHCEQMGDRVAVLDTPPGMNAQRVRAWRTEDAGYDSRYAGLYYPWIKVFDPATGGNTMVPPSGHIAGVWARSDGERGVHKAPANEVIRGAVDLGIRLSKGEQSLLNPIGVNCVRAFPGRGIRIWGARTLSSDPAWRYLNVRRLFNYLEESILLGTQWVVFEPNDDRLWSSIRRNVTGFLTEEWRRGALFGRVAEEAFYVKCDRDNNPQESIDLGRVVCEIGVAPVKPAEFVVFRLAQFSDSTSLVSE comes from the coding sequence ATGCCGTCGTACCTCACCCCGGGCGTCTACATGGAGGAGGTGCAGTCCGGAGCACGGCCGATCGAAGGAGTCGGCACCGCCGTCGCCGCCTTCGTGGGCTTCGCCGAGCGTGGCCCGTTCCACGAGCCGACCCTGGTGACCACCTGGGACCAGTACGTACAGACCTTCGGCTCCTTCACCGAGGGGACGTATCTGGCGCACGCGGTGCACGGGTACTTCGCCAACGGCGGCGGCACCGCGTACGTCGTCCGGGTCGGTGGAGCCGCCGAGGGGGCCGAGGCGCCGGAGGAGCCGCCCGCGGCAGCGCCCGCCGCCTCCGCCGCCATCGGCGGGTTCCTGGTCTCCGCGCTGCCGGGCGCAGGCGGTGACATCTCCGTGGAGGTCGCCGACGCGGAGGGCGAGAACCCGCCCGAGGACCGCTTCAAGCTGGTCGTCCGCAAGGGCGGCAAGGTGGCGGAGACCTTCGACGTCACCACGCGCAAGAACGTCAAGGGCTATCTGGTGCAGCAGGTGGCCGAGTCGAAACTCATCGAGGCCGCCGAGCAGCCGGGAGTGCAGCAGACCCGCCCGGAGAAGCAGACGGTCCGCCTCCCGGCCGCCGCGAGACCCGCGCCCGCCCCCGGCCGGCACGGTACGTCCCGGCCGGGCCCGGCCGAGTACGTCGGCGACGCCGAGGCACGCACCGGCCTCGCCGGACTCGAAGCGATCGACGAGATCACCATGGTCGCGGTGCCCGACCTGATGAGCGCGCACCAGCGCGGCGACCTGGACGCGGAGGGCGTCAGGTCCGTACAGCTCGCGGTGATCTCGCACTGCGAGCAGATGGGCGACCGGGTCGCCGTCCTGGACACCCCGCCGGGCATGAACGCGCAGCGGGTCCGCGCCTGGCGCACCGAGGACGCCGGTTACGACTCCCGTTACGCCGGCCTGTACTACCCCTGGATCAAGGTCTTCGACCCGGCGACCGGCGGGAACACCATGGTGCCCCCCAGCGGCCACATCGCGGGCGTGTGGGCGCGCAGCGACGGCGAACGCGGCGTCCACAAGGCCCCCGCCAACGAGGTCATCCGCGGCGCGGTGGACCTCGGCATCCGCCTCAGCAAGGGGGAGCAGTCCCTCCTCAACCCGATCGGGGTCAACTGCGTACGGGCCTTCCCCGGCCGCGGCATCCGGATCTGGGGCGCGCGCACCCTGTCCTCGGACCCGGCCTGGCGCTACCTGAACGTGCGCCGGCTCTTCAACTACCTTGAGGAATCCATCCTGCTGGGAACCCAGTGGGTGGTGTTCGAGCCCAACGACGACCGGCTCTGGTCGAGCATCCGGCGCAACGTCACGGGGTTCCTCACCGAGGAATGGCGCCGGGGAGCGCTGTTCGGCCGCGTCGCCGAGGAAGCCTTCTACGTCAAGTGCGACCGGGACAACAACCCCCAGGAGTCCATCGACCTCGGCCGGGTGGTGTGCGAGATCGGAGTGGCCCCGGTGAAGCCCGCCGAGTTCGTGGTCTTCCGGCTGGCGCAGTTCTCCGACAGCACCAGCCTCGTCAGCGAGTGA
- a CDS encoding DUF11 domain-containing protein has translation MGTAGPAGRSRLGRPGVALLLLVPLLAVGAVSLPSSPVARRDAAAAAEAGRIVYAGTEHRSLGRVKAPRSSEPLFGPGPVHLDRQPSARGDMTVFTSLRDGTLPQVYLRRGNGAVRKLTTGRDAAHPRLAPDRTSVVFDSREAGGRRDLWIVGVDGTGARKLTDSAADETSPTFSPDGARIAYSSDVDTARGRQIYTRALAGGPQTRISHGPPGDATEPVWNPVADPAHRDLVAYTLDARGATGPQLRVTDGSGLDEPLLGGDAANWTARSADWLPEGNDVVFVSPDRTCDCTSLYDHVFQARTRAAEVPRLVLDEDRAVASPTWLGTQADGAVVVERTSAPATHTATLQDIRTDGADPRDLGLTVLKEDPAADTTTDPAADPLFNPRAGYDPWTERQNYTPDGRRIVVTRFEDSEAGRIQRIWLADADGTNAAPVPLAGRGLQDWDTDPTFSPDGKLLAFTRTSPGGTGGKGGPGRILIADATSGALVGRIDPPAGQPSGGDAQPAWSPDGTTIAFTRNHVIGGNGGNKHVWTAPVASPDRQRDLSAALCPGDCQVIDDSPAFSPDGRGIALNRKDGGGRINERNGILLASPTGEGCQVVLPADLRDNPAACRQELPETSSTGPFQPRDVAWTADGGTLVFSARRARAPNSPEGLKTLDLADGKLTHLTRGLPGRQKEPGVHQSVDLTLDAPSTAPPVKTGSATSVTVTVTNKGPAASPGTVFTAAPPPGVRLDRLSSTAGRCADGSPQCSLGVLRPGASVRVTAHLTGVTAGRQRLEWSVAGAVVDPRPDDNAARTGIEVQDEERPPTRPPTTAPPSPSAPPTSRPPTRPAPPPPPAHPAPPPPPPPVAGPGVTVTAQPDPGFVGGRVVVTYLVRNGDNALATGLRLRLGLPARIPAEPLPAGCAAGACALPDLAPGDTTVTRVVLKPDKALAARIVATLTTTGTDADPGDNVARVPLRILQPRIVAVPPLGKPGFVTLVRGRDFPPGAPVTLTWEPGITAAAAPSRPGADFRFTAQLLILAKDRTGPRTITARGPGFGPVTTPFLVVNGSVQPPYEVDRR, from the coding sequence ATGGGCACCGCTGGCCCGGCGGGGAGATCCCGCCTCGGCAGACCGGGCGTGGCCCTGCTGCTGTTGGTCCCGCTGCTCGCGGTGGGCGCCGTGTCCCTGCCCTCGTCCCCCGTCGCCCGGCGGGACGCGGCCGCGGCGGCGGAGGCCGGGCGCATCGTCTACGCGGGCACGGAGCACCGCAGCCTGGGCCGTGTGAAGGCGCCCCGTTCGAGCGAGCCGCTCTTCGGCCCCGGCCCCGTACACCTGGACCGGCAGCCCTCCGCGCGGGGCGACATGACGGTCTTCACCAGCCTCCGGGACGGGACCTTGCCGCAGGTGTACCTGCGGCGGGGGAACGGCGCGGTACGCAAGCTGACCACCGGCCGGGACGCCGCGCACCCCAGGCTCGCGCCCGACCGCACCTCCGTGGTGTTCGACTCGCGGGAAGCCGGAGGGCGGCGGGACCTGTGGATCGTGGGCGTGGACGGCACCGGGGCACGCAAGCTCACCGACTCCGCGGCCGACGAGACGTCGCCCACGTTCTCCCCCGACGGCGCCCGGATCGCGTACTCCAGCGACGTCGACACCGCGCGGGGACGGCAGATCTACACACGGGCGCTGGCCGGCGGCCCGCAGACCCGGATCAGCCACGGGCCGCCCGGCGACGCGACCGAGCCGGTGTGGAACCCGGTGGCCGACCCCGCGCACCGCGACCTCGTCGCGTACACACTGGACGCGCGCGGCGCGACGGGGCCTCAACTGCGGGTGACGGACGGCAGCGGCCTGGACGAACCTCTGCTGGGCGGCGACGCCGCGAACTGGACCGCCCGGTCGGCCGACTGGCTGCCGGAGGGGAACGACGTGGTCTTCGTCAGCCCTGACCGGACGTGCGACTGCACCAGCTTGTACGACCACGTGTTCCAGGCGAGGACCCGGGCGGCCGAGGTGCCACGGCTCGTCCTCGACGAGGACCGCGCGGTCGCCTCCCCGACCTGGCTCGGCACCCAGGCGGACGGCGCCGTCGTCGTCGAGCGGACGTCGGCTCCGGCGACCCACACCGCGACCTTGCAGGACATCCGGACGGACGGCGCGGACCCGAGGGACCTCGGCCTGACCGTCCTCAAGGAGGACCCGGCCGCCGACACCACCACCGACCCCGCGGCCGACCCGCTGTTCAACCCGCGGGCGGGGTACGACCCGTGGACCGAGCGGCAGAACTACACGCCGGACGGCCGGCGGATCGTGGTGACCCGCTTCGAGGACTCCGAGGCCGGCCGGATCCAGCGGATCTGGCTGGCCGACGCCGACGGTACGAACGCGGCGCCGGTGCCGCTCGCCGGGCGGGGCCTACAGGACTGGGACACCGACCCCACCTTCTCGCCCGACGGCAAGCTCCTGGCGTTCACCCGGACCTCACCCGGCGGCACGGGCGGGAAAGGGGGCCCCGGCCGGATCCTGATCGCCGACGCCACGAGCGGAGCGCTCGTCGGCCGGATCGACCCACCCGCCGGGCAGCCGTCCGGCGGCGACGCCCAGCCGGCCTGGTCCCCGGACGGCACCACGATCGCCTTCACCCGTAACCATGTGATCGGCGGCAACGGTGGCAACAAGCACGTCTGGACCGCGCCGGTGGCCTCGCCCGACCGGCAGCGGGACCTGAGCGCCGCCCTCTGCCCCGGCGACTGCCAGGTGATCGACGACAGCCCGGCGTTCTCCCCGGACGGCCGCGGCATCGCGCTCAACCGCAAGGACGGCGGCGGCCGGATCAACGAACGCAACGGCATCCTGCTCGCCTCCCCGACCGGCGAGGGCTGCCAGGTCGTCCTCCCGGCCGACCTGCGCGACAACCCCGCGGCGTGCCGCCAGGAGCTGCCCGAGACCTCCTCGACCGGCCCGTTCCAGCCCCGCGACGTGGCCTGGACGGCGGACGGTGGCACGCTCGTGTTCAGCGCGCGCCGGGCGCGCGCGCCGAACTCACCGGAAGGCCTCAAGACCCTGGACCTCGCCGACGGCAAGCTGACCCACCTCACCCGCGGACTCCCCGGACGGCAGAAGGAACCCGGCGTGCACCAGTCGGTCGACCTCACCCTCGACGCCCCCTCCACCGCACCGCCGGTGAAGACCGGCTCGGCCACCTCGGTGACGGTCACCGTGACCAACAAGGGCCCGGCCGCCTCACCCGGCACCGTGTTCACCGCGGCTCCGCCACCCGGCGTGCGCCTCGACCGGCTGTCCAGCACGGCGGGCCGGTGCGCCGACGGATCCCCGCAGTGTTCCTTGGGGGTGCTCCGGCCCGGCGCGTCGGTACGGGTGACGGCGCACCTGACCGGCGTGACGGCCGGACGGCAGCGGCTGGAGTGGTCCGTCGCCGGTGCCGTGGTCGACCCCCGGCCCGACGACAACGCCGCGCGGACCGGCATCGAGGTCCAGGACGAGGAACGACCGCCGACCCGGCCGCCCACGACAGCACCACCGTCCCCATCAGCCCCTCCCACCTCCCGGCCGCCGACCCGCCCGGCACCGCCCCCGCCGCCGGCACATCCCGCGCCGCCTCCGCCTCCGCCGCCGGTGGCGGGACCCGGAGTGACGGTCACCGCCCAGCCGGACCCCGGCTTCGTGGGCGGCCGGGTCGTGGTGACCTACCTGGTGCGCAACGGCGACAACGCCCTGGCCACCGGACTGCGCCTGAGGCTCGGGCTGCCCGCCCGGATCCCCGCCGAGCCGCTGCCCGCGGGCTGCGCGGCCGGTGCGTGCGCACTGCCCGACCTGGCGCCCGGCGACACCACGGTCACCCGCGTCGTCCTGAAACCGGACAAGGCCCTCGCGGCCAGGATCGTCGCGACCCTGACGACGACCGGCACCGACGCCGACCCCGGTGACAACGTCGCCAGGGTGCCGCTGCGCATCCTCCAGCCCCGCATCGTCGCCGTACCGCCCCTCGGCAAACCCGGGTTCGTCACCCTCGTGCGCGGCAGGGACTTCCCGCCGGGCGCGCCGGTGACGCTCACCTGGGAGCCCGGCATCACCGCGGCGGCCGCGCCGAGCCGGCCCGGCGCCGACTTCCGGTTCACCGCACAGCTGCTGATCCTCGCCAAGGACCGGACCGGCCCGCGCACGATCACTGCCCGGGGCCCCGGCTTCGGCCCCGTCACCACACCCTTCCTGGTGGTCAACGGCAGCGTCCAGCCACCGTACGAGGTGGACCGCCGGTGA
- a CDS encoding DUF6760 family protein, translated as MTYALPRLREEIAYVAYHFHWRLEDILDLPHGERLQWVREIARINTRVNEGG; from the coding sequence GTGACGTACGCCCTTCCCCGGCTGCGGGAGGAGATCGCGTACGTCGCCTACCACTTCCACTGGCGGCTCGAGGACATCCTCGACCTGCCCCACGGTGAGCGCCTGCAATGGGTGCGGGAAATCGCGCGGATCAATACCCGCGTCAACGAAGGCGGGTGA
- a CDS encoding DUF4157 domain-containing protein, with protein MARSKGRASEAPEEEMRHSAVHEVLSEPGRPFTGPLAGEVEARYGGVDLSHLRVHTGAVAQRSAAGIGARAYTSGDHMVLGAGSTTEDVLHEVWHTFQQSHGPVSGKDHGDGLKVSEPDSPEEKEAAAVAHELISSPVPAERSSGAPAVQRSTAAGRPSPAGRSVQRAPAADSGGSQHSGGSQHSTEPVFSFAPSLPANPFLYTDGDTQFWVGPNPPEGFFDVDQHCAYMATYWLLHGTPAGLRYDGFDDATRRDASDTVRRWAASGGLEAQEQYARTRLGGADVDGTRLAGQATSGKLPPGTLIWFGTSRHAEAAVVTSAGQFLMYDPNTGRTTTRDADGFAAYIASRNAFVVRYAPEAEHDASCKCCVIM; from the coding sequence GTGGCCAGGAGCAAGGGCCGGGCGTCCGAGGCTCCGGAGGAGGAGATGCGGCACTCGGCCGTGCACGAGGTCCTGAGCGAACCCGGCCGGCCCTTCACGGGGCCGCTGGCCGGTGAGGTCGAGGCGCGCTACGGCGGAGTGGACCTCTCCCACCTGCGGGTGCACACCGGTGCCGTCGCCCAGCGCTCGGCGGCCGGGATCGGTGCCCGCGCCTACACCTCGGGCGACCACATGGTCCTGGGCGCGGGCAGCACCACGGAGGACGTCCTCCACGAGGTGTGGCACACCTTCCAGCAGAGCCACGGGCCGGTCTCGGGAAAGGACCACGGGGACGGTCTGAAGGTCTCCGAACCGGACTCCCCCGAGGAGAAGGAGGCGGCGGCAGTCGCCCACGAGCTCATCAGCTCCCCCGTCCCGGCCGAGCGGTCGTCCGGGGCACCCGCCGTGCAGCGCTCGACGGCAGCGGGCCGGCCGTCACCCGCCGGGAGGTCCGTCCAGCGCGCTCCGGCAGCCGACTCGGGAGGGTCACAGCACTCCGGGGGCTCGCAGCACTCCACCGAGCCGGTCTTCTCGTTCGCCCCGTCGCTCCCGGCCAACCCGTTCCTGTACACCGACGGCGACACGCAGTTCTGGGTCGGCCCGAACCCCCCTGAGGGCTTCTTCGACGTCGACCAGCATTGCGCGTACATGGCCACCTACTGGCTGCTCCACGGCACGCCGGCCGGTCTGCGCTACGACGGCTTCGACGACGCGACCCGGCGCGACGCCTCCGACACCGTGCGCCGCTGGGCCGCCTCCGGAGGGCTGGAGGCCCAGGAGCAGTACGCCCGTACCCGGCTGGGCGGCGCCGACGTCGACGGCACGAGGCTGGCGGGGCAGGCCACCTCGGGCAAGCTGCCCCCGGGCACGCTGATCTGGTTCGGCACCAGCCGGCACGCCGAGGCGGCGGTGGTGACGTCGGCGGGTCAGTTCCTGATGTACGACCCCAACACGGGCCGGACCACGACGCGCGACGCCGACGGGTTCGCCGCCTACATCGCGAGCAGGAACGCGTTCGTGGTCAGGTACGCCCCGGAAGCGGAGCACGACGCGAGCTGCAAGTGCTGCGTCATCATGTGA
- a CDS encoding ATP-binding protein, with amino-acid sequence MTTQSVRARPGAGQDHLWERMRRVESRVRHVVAERRATDPEPDDPYRGQYLTPEAVERILDGTSAFLPASPDDRRPPPEPPPGSRIARLSADFGLVPLDVELLLIALAPDIDTRFELFYGYLNDDLLRCRPTIGLTLELCGLPVAGAGRFRLAPSAPLVAGGLLEVEDTERPLPSRTLRVPDRVTAHLLGDDALDARLRGLVTLGRAVDGTAEGATRRVAAAVGTGGGLVHLLDQGGDAARLAVDALAAAGRTPLVLDIAGLAAGPAPADLPRALAAEARLRGGGIVLGPLEALEPERPERARLLRGLCAAATGIPLIAYGTKGWDPLWTAESPVNVTVPPPTPAQRTRRWRHALAAASLTGPPAGPGAYVPPGDGTADALAEAVAGYRLDAGQMRRAATVATRVAAVERRPVRTEDLRAAVRAQNGAGLARLARRIEPAVGWDDLVLPAPTRRQLDELALRARHREQVLGRWRMRPGGGRGRGVTALFAGESGTGKTMSAEVVAAELGMELYVVDLSTVVDKYIGETEKNLERIFGEASEVNGVLLFDEADAIFGKRSQVKDAHDRHANVESAYLLQRMESFDGIAVLTTNLRANLDEAFTRRLDTIVDFPMPATGQRLALWDRCLGPELPREQGLDLEFCARRFELSGGSIRACAVTAAYLAADTGLPLSTAQVMTAVLREYRKLGRLVLESEFGPWLGLDEERAAAGP; translated from the coding sequence ATGACGACGCAGAGCGTACGCGCGCGGCCCGGCGCCGGGCAGGACCACCTGTGGGAGAGGATGCGCCGGGTCGAGAGCCGGGTCCGGCACGTCGTCGCCGAGCGCCGGGCCACCGACCCGGAGCCGGACGATCCCTACCGCGGGCAGTACCTCACGCCCGAGGCGGTCGAGCGGATCCTCGACGGAACGTCCGCGTTCCTCCCCGCGTCGCCCGACGACCGCCGGCCGCCGCCGGAACCGCCGCCGGGCTCCCGCATCGCACGCCTCTCCGCGGACTTCGGCCTGGTCCCGCTGGACGTCGAGCTGCTGCTGATCGCGCTCGCCCCGGACATCGACACCCGCTTCGAGCTGTTCTACGGGTACCTCAACGACGACCTCCTCCGGTGCCGGCCGACCATCGGGCTGACACTGGAGCTGTGCGGGCTGCCCGTGGCGGGAGCGGGCCGGTTCCGCCTCGCCCCGTCCGCGCCGCTCGTGGCGGGAGGGCTCCTCGAAGTCGAGGACACCGAACGTCCCCTTCCCTCACGGACGTTGAGGGTTCCCGACCGGGTGACCGCGCACCTGCTCGGTGACGACGCGCTCGACGCCAGGCTGCGCGGCCTGGTCACGCTGGGCCGGGCGGTGGACGGGACCGCCGAGGGCGCGACGCGCCGGGTGGCGGCCGCCGTCGGCACCGGCGGCGGTCTGGTGCACCTGCTCGACCAGGGCGGTGACGCGGCCCGGCTCGCCGTCGACGCCCTGGCGGCGGCGGGCCGCACCCCGCTGGTGCTCGACATCGCGGGGCTGGCCGCCGGGCCGGCGCCCGCGGACCTGCCGCGTGCCCTGGCGGCGGAGGCCAGGCTCAGGGGCGGCGGCATCGTCCTCGGCCCGCTCGAAGCGCTGGAGCCGGAACGGCCCGAGCGCGCCCGGCTCCTGCGCGGTCTGTGCGCGGCCGCCACCGGGATCCCGCTGATCGCCTACGGCACCAAGGGCTGGGACCCGCTGTGGACCGCGGAGAGCCCGGTGAACGTCACCGTCCCGCCACCCACCCCCGCACAACGCACCCGGCGGTGGCGGCACGCACTCGCCGCCGCCTCACTCACGGGACCACCCGCCGGCCCCGGCGCGTACGTGCCACCGGGCGACGGAACGGCCGACGCGCTCGCGGAGGCGGTCGCCGGGTACCGGCTCGACGCCGGGCAGATGCGCAGGGCCGCCACCGTGGCGACGAGGGTGGCCGCCGTCGAGCGACGGCCGGTGCGCACCGAGGACCTACGGGCCGCGGTCCGGGCGCAGAACGGCGCCGGCCTGGCCCGGCTCGCCCGGCGCATCGAGCCCGCGGTCGGCTGGGACGACCTCGTCCTGCCCGCCCCGACGCGCCGTCAGCTCGATGAACTCGCCCTGCGGGCCCGCCACCGGGAGCAGGTGCTCGGCCGGTGGCGGATGCGGCCGGGCGGCGGCCGCGGGCGCGGGGTGACCGCGCTGTTCGCGGGGGAGTCCGGCACGGGGAAGACCATGTCCGCGGAGGTGGTCGCGGCGGAGCTCGGCATGGAACTGTACGTCGTCGACCTGTCCACCGTCGTCGACAAGTACATCGGCGAGACCGAGAAGAACCTCGAAAGGATCTTCGGCGAGGCGTCGGAGGTGAACGGGGTGCTGCTCTTCGACGAGGCCGACGCGATCTTCGGCAAGCGCTCACAGGTCAAGGACGCGCACGACCGGCACGCCAATGTGGAATCCGCCTACCTGCTCCAGCGCATGGAGTCCTTCGACGGGATCGCGGTCCTCACCACCAACCTGCGGGCCAACCTCGACGAGGCGTTCACCCGGCGCCTCGACACGATCGTGGATTTCCCCATGCCCGCGACCGGCCAGCGGCTCGCCCTGTGGGACCGCTGCCTGGGGCCGGAGCTGCCCCGCGAGCAAGGGCTCGATCTGGAGTTCTGCGCCCGCCGCTTCGAACTCTCGGGCGGCTCCATCCGCGCCTGCGCGGTGACCGCGGCCTATCTGGCGGCGGACACGGGCCTGCCGCTGAGCACGGCGCAGGTGATGACGGCGGTCCTGCGGGAGTACCGCAAGCTCGGCCGCCTGGTCCTGGAGAGCGAGTTCGGGCCGTGGCTCGGCCTCGACGAGGAGCGCGCCGCGGCCGGACCGTAG
- a CDS encoding DUF4255 domain-containing protein, whose protein sequence is MIHEVDEGLRLLLNEAGLRDSGVEVVFDAPTRDWSTRRNAPTVSVYLYDIHEDVTRRQTGSAEVHDGDGRVTGRRAPPRWFALTYMVTAWTTRPQDEHRLLSQVLRCLAAVDVLPSRLHTGSLAELGLGVEIDAAGPSTAGVSAADVWSALDGEMKASIDVRVTAPLAGDVRPAGPPVTEGLTVRSAAGTGGAGDEDGRRLRYEGASDPGPRGFTARRARELPPGRRRRGGGSAP, encoded by the coding sequence GTGATCCACGAAGTCGACGAAGGGCTGCGGCTGCTGCTGAACGAGGCGGGCCTGCGGGACAGCGGCGTCGAGGTGGTCTTCGACGCGCCCACCAGGGACTGGTCCACGCGCCGCAACGCCCCGACCGTCAGCGTGTACCTCTACGACATCCACGAGGACGTCACCCGGCGGCAGACCGGCTCGGCCGAGGTGCACGACGGCGACGGCCGGGTCACCGGACGGCGCGCCCCGCCCCGCTGGTTCGCGCTGACCTACATGGTCACCGCCTGGACCACCCGTCCGCAGGACGAGCACCGCCTGCTCTCACAGGTGCTCCGGTGCCTGGCGGCGGTGGACGTGCTGCCGTCGCGCCTGCACACCGGCTCGCTGGCCGAGCTGGGCCTCGGCGTCGAGATCGACGCGGCGGGTCCGAGCACGGCCGGGGTGTCGGCGGCGGACGTGTGGTCGGCGCTGGACGGCGAGATGAAGGCGTCGATCGACGTGCGGGTCACCGCGCCACTGGCCGGTGACGTACGGCCCGCGGGGCCGCCGGTCACGGAGGGGCTGACGGTGCGGTCCGCCGCGGGGACCGGCGGCGCCGGGGACGAGGACGGGCGACGGCTGCGCTACGAAGGCGCGTCCGACCCCGGCCCGCGAGGGTTCACCGCTCGGCGCGCCCGCGAACTGCCGCCCGGCCGCCGCCGTCGCGGCGGGGGCTCGGCCCCATGA
- a CDS encoding LuxR C-terminal-related transcriptional regulator, which translates to MAVYAEDLILHTGVVQQLRQRPEVELLAGGEADDARTSLVVVDTLDDPTVQLLRRLRRDTRTRVGLIVGSFGARDLQPMIECGVAAVLRRSEADQDRLVHLVTAIANGEGVLPGDLLGKLLEHVNSLQRMVLDPRGLSLSTLTTREAEMLRLVAEGLDTAEIAQKTSYSERTVKNVLREVTIRLQLRNRAHAVGYAMRYGLI; encoded by the coding sequence GTGGCGGTCTACGCGGAGGACCTGATCCTGCACACCGGAGTCGTCCAGCAACTGCGGCAGCGGCCGGAGGTCGAGCTGCTCGCCGGCGGCGAGGCCGATGACGCGCGGACCTCGCTGGTCGTGGTGGACACGCTGGACGACCCCACCGTCCAGCTGCTGCGCCGGCTGCGACGCGACACCAGGACCCGCGTCGGCCTGATCGTGGGCTCCTTCGGGGCCCGGGACCTCCAGCCGATGATCGAGTGCGGGGTGGCGGCCGTGCTGCGGCGTTCGGAGGCCGACCAGGACCGGCTCGTCCACCTCGTCACGGCCATTGCCAACGGTGAGGGCGTGCTGCCGGGAGACCTGCTGGGAAAGCTCCTGGAACACGTCAACAGCTTGCAGCGGATGGTGCTCGACCCCCGGGGGCTTTCGCTGTCCACGCTGACGACGCGGGAGGCGGAGATGCTCAGGCTGGTGGCGGAGGGCCTCGACACCGCCGAGATCGCGCAGAAGACGTCGTACTCCGAGCGCACCGTCAAGAACGTGCTGCGCGAGGTGACCATCCGGCTGCAACTGCGCAACCGGGCACACGCCGTCGGCTACGCCATGCGGTACGGGCTGATCTGA